Proteins from a single region of Aythya fuligula isolate bAytFul2 chromosome 3, bAytFul2.pri, whole genome shotgun sequence:
- the ZNF292 gene encoding zinc finger protein 292 isoform X1, which yields MENGSRELHILTTLTQEKGVWKNPILCGILSQEQLDPDKVNEFLVFEGPVLLDMRIKHLMKTKQLMQATALAKLCSDHPEISAKGNFKQTYLVCLCSGSPNEKLMEEIAEVDCKDALEMICNLESDGDEKSALILCAAFLSRQLQQGEMYCAWELTLFWSKLQQRVEPSIQVYLERCRQLSVLTKTVYHIFFLIKVINSEIDGAGLATCIELCVKALRLESSENADVKISICKTISCLLPDDLEVKRACQLSEFLLEPTVDAYYAVEMLYNQPDQKYDEENLPIPNSLRCELLLVLKTQWPFDPEFWDWKTLKRQCLALMGEEASIVSSIDELNDSEVYEKVEDCQEETKETSVNGLAGTFDDATSLLKGIRDEKQKKREIKKLRERGFISARFRNWQAYMQYCVLCDKEFLGHRIVRHAQKHYKDGIYSCPICAQNFNSKENFVPHVTLHVKKSSKERLAAMKPLRRLGRPPKVATANENQKTDSVSKQEQRPIKKNSLYSTDFIVFNDNDGSDDENDDKDKPYVPEIVPVQKPLPVNEFTCPVTFCKKGFKYFKNLIAHAKGHKDNEEAKRFLEMQSKKVICQYCRRHFVSVTHLNDHLQMHCGSKPYICIQMKCKAGFNSYAELLTHRKEHQVFRAKCMFPKCGRVFSEAYLLYDHEAQHYNTYTCKFTGCGKVYRSQNELEKHVEDHNKQPEKVQQPEGQTNPSDLGQPCNANESTVGVAVKEELTSAPADNRSGFTEGENNIWNPIKAEPVGNGSVSAPAGALRQSDSLPNAGPEQSAAGSVKTEVAAPAGSVKVPAVNQKVRENFVKRGKLAAATSKADTTKPGAQQLCSPVDSCLPVFQERKEENCLSQSQNSQNIPVSADTLKPEALESKSLERQVSIVNPFSVQNQAGYRNSVPISKLEIEDSIKAAANLYNLPLKTLESITFVPSQPNINSSLVPAASPAAPVQKFSCQVEGCTRTYNSSQSIGKHMKAAHPDQYAAFKMQRKNKKPRKSSNLPTVGNDGKIVYLMPPQAGNPSGAAFTAQNKTNVNPTCSSQVQHVSSPLFPTHLENLANPMLPVVESVMNPSLSTRIKSEPESVLCSQMENLSGATLPSQLEDLAKTVMPLNIDGGSDPFLPLPAENGSMSLFPSPAETAPTSVFSQLENSSSNFPSQLEGNTSSAFPKEETVDQMFPLRVSNENNFNETGSQHPTSDKVKKDRGRGPNGKERKPKHNKRAKWPAIIRDGKFICSRCFRVFTNPRSLGGHLSKRSYCKPLEGSEISAEALQANGQSLLASMILSSNSLSLQQPQESAFNPESCFKDPSFLQLLAAENRSTALLQTMFPRANVTNFNTGGNEEGNQIIKQALETAGISSTFDNTEVLPHVVTTSCVTGTTQINAAVLPNSTASPLLQTVCNPSTLLTDQNRTLNAKIPSINECKSLPGFATDDLMLKTIENGLCSSSLPNAVAAAQTFAGNTSRVTVINSPNNSGSSNSNKKGTSASKRKRKATTPLLAPNTAQKVAVNNITAMGLLTKSTDGNVQIQGDNFQSNLLANCDSQAVVENLTQKLGNADNQLFMASIKENFKTNLETHTPLTVKTENGDSQMVAVNSCTQTNSEEQISEDNVIQNFEKTLEIIKTAMNSQILEVKTEFQDAGTASGQNSQVSNAQASSGNSSNNVMLPTHAQFAVHAGSATAAKSNSAQSETSQKDDTQILEILEGLQKLKLENDSSIQVSESVSQCPPADTVAPAVPVVSTESKPLVQTASETTHIHFSDKVNKPFVCQDQGCNYSAMTKDALFKHYGKVHQYTAEMILEIKKHQLKYAPFKCVVASCPKTFTRNSNLRAHCQLVHHFTTEEMVKLKIKRPYGRRSQNETANAAPRPVEIKNVQTLIIENKTPAPLVKEAQIKEAVEPVKVLEKLLPEKSIPERLEKPPQVVSVQPEQPNAAAFGNSQAQSKVRKARRHRKEKEERKRRKPVAKSLEFPTRYSPYRPYRCVHQGCFAAFTIQQNLILHYQAVHKSDLPAFSAEVEEENELGKEDREEAETKPAVREFRCEVNDCSRIFQEVPSLIQHYMKLHNMTPEEIRSMKAAPEVGRFSCDQSQCKSSFTAYFNYIVHLETEHGVKIRPNKVEDDGVFKCDCEGCDRIYATRSNLLRHIFNKHNDRHKDHLIRPRRLTPGQENISSKANQEKPLKSKQRGLKNRSGKESSRLSVKTKRKKNINLENKNSKGMQIQENKAYSLKRGKHVYSIKARNDALSECTSRFLTQYPCMIKGCSSVVTSESNIIRHYKCHKLSKAFTSQHRNLLIVSKKHPVSPVKETPCEQEETDKKSDVKEAEPAPLASNNDSSTSTLPQNESEKGEKDEVDELTELFITKLINEDCSSAENQAKISSSVNSDSQETNSCPAEKQKSNNLKRASKEKNVSQSKRRRVEKTEEVPPVEVSSTHREEETAVAIQTAEEQPAAFDWSSFKPMGFEVSFLKFLEESAVKQKKNTERDHHGGGTKKGSHSNLRKSTEKTSSLASNNVTWSCSETETLVQFANPSQLQCSENVKIVLDKALKDCTERVLKQLQEMRPTVSLRKLDGRWENNPDVTAAKETAMGNEEGESKLKT from the exons ATGGAAAATGGCAGCCGGGAACTGCATATTTTAACTACACTTACTCAAGAGAAGGGAGTGTGGAAGAACCCAATATTGTGTGGCATTCTTTCCCAGGAACAGTTGGATCCAGATAAAG tgaaTGAATTTTTAGTGTTTGAAGGCCCTGTCCTGCTGGATATGCGTATTAAGCacctaatgaaaacaaagcaattaatGCAAGCTACTGCCCTGGCAAAACTGTGCTCTGATCATCCAGAAATTAGTGCAAAAGGCAATTTCAAGCAAACCTACCTGGTCTGTCTTTGTTCAGGATCACCAAATGAAAAGCTAATGGAAgaa aTTGCAGAAGTAGATTGCAAAGATGCTCTAGAAATGATCTGTAACCTAGAATCTGATGGAGATGAAAAAAGTGCTCTAATTTTATGTGCAGCATTTTTGTCTCGCCAACTGCAGCAAGGAGAGATGTACTGTGCCTG GGAACTGACTCTTTTCTGGAGTAAACTGCAGCAAAGGGTAGAGCCTTCTATTCAAGTGTATCTAGAGAGATGTCGTCAACTTTCTGTGTTAACTAAGACTGTTtatcacattttcttcctgattaAAGTAATTAATTCAGAG ATTGATGGTGCTGGACTTGCAACCTGCATTGAGCTGTGCGTGAAAGCCTTGCGCTTGGAATCCAGTGAAAATGCGGATGTCAAGATATCTATTTGCAAGACTATCTCCTGTCTGCTTCCAGATGATTTGGAGGTTAAACGTGCTTGTCAGCTGAGCGAATTTCTTCTCGAACCCACTGTGGATGCATATTATGCTGTTGAAATGCTTTATAATCAGCCTGACCAGAAGTACGATGAAGAGAATCTTCCAATACCAAATTCCTTGCGCTGTGAGCTCTTACTTGTACTGAAAACTCAGTGGCCTTTTGATCCCGAATTCTGGGACTGGAAAACTCTAAAGCGTCAGTGTCTGGCATTGATGGGAGAGGAGGCGTCGATCGTGTCATCAATAGATGAACTTAACGACAGCGAAGTTTATGAGAAGGTTGAGGATTGCCAAGAAGAGACTAAAGAAACTTCTGTGAATGGGCTTGCTGGCACTTTTGATGACGCTACAAGCCTTCTTAAGGGTATCAGAGAcgaaaagcagaaaaagagagaaattaaaaaactcAGAGAGAGGGGTTTCATATCAGCTAGATTTAGGAATTGGCAAGCTTATATGCAGTATTGTGTGTTATGCGACAAAGAATTCCTAGGTCATAGAATAGTTCGGCATGCGCAGAAACATTATAAAGATGGAATTTACAGTTGCCCTATTTGTGCCcaaaattttaattctaaagAAAACTTTGTTCCCCATGTAACTTTGCATGTTAAAAAATCCAGCAAAGAGAGACTGGCTGCTATGAAACCACTGAGAAGGTTGGGAAGGCCTCCAAAAGTAGCAACTGCCAATGAGAATCAGAAAACTGATTCTGTATCCAAACAGGAGCAGCGACCCATTAAAAAGAACAGTCTCTATTCAACAGACTTCATTGTGTTCAATGATAATGACGGCTCCGATGATGAAAATGATGACAAAGATAAACCTTATGTACCAGAGATAGTGCCAGTTCAAAAGCCACTACCTGTTAATGAATTCACTTGCCCTGTAACGTTTTGCAAAAAAGgctttaagtattttaaaaacctaATAGCACATGCAAAGGGGCATAAAGATAATGAGGAGGCTAAGCGTTTTcttgaaatgcaaagcaaaaaagtGATTTGCCAGTACTGTAGGCGACATTTTGTAAGTGTTACTCACCTGAATGATCATTTACAAATGCACTGTGGCAGCAAGCCTTACATCTGCATACAGATGAAATGTAAGGCTGGTTTCAACAGTTACGCTGAGCTGCTGACTCACAGGAAGGAGCATCAAGTCTTCAGAGCCAAGTGTATGTTTCCTAAATGTGGCAGAGTTTTTTCTGAAGCCTATTTACTGTATGATCACGAAGCACAACACTATAATACCTATACCTGCAAGTTCACAGGCTGCGGAAAAGTGTACCGTTCCCAGAACGAACTGGAAAAGCACGTTGAAGATCACAACAAGCAGCCTGAAAAAGTGCAGCAGCCCGAAGGCCAGACTAATCCATCTGATCTTGGTCAACCTTGTAATGCTAATGAAAGTACTGTTGGAGTTGCTGTTAAAGAGGAGTTGACATCTGCTCCGGCTGACAACCGCAGCGGTTTtactgaaggagaaaacaacatCTGGAATCCAATCAAAGCAGAACCCGTGGGGAATGGAAGCGTAAGCGCACCTGCAGGCGCTCTGCGGCAGAGTGATTCCTTGCCAAATGCTGGTCCAGAGCAGTCTGCTGCAGGTTCGGTGAAGACAGAAGtagcagctccagcaggcagtGTTAAGGTGCCTGCTGTTAACCAGAAGGTCCGAGAAAACTTTGTAAAAAGAGGTAAATTGGCTGCTGCTACCAGTAAAGCAGATACCACTAAACCTGGAGCCCAGCAGTTGTGCTCACCAGTTGATTCTTGTCTTCCAGTTTTccaggagagaaaggaagagaattgTCTCAGTCAGTCCCAAAATAGTCAAAATATTCCTGTGAGTGCAGACACACTAAAACCAGAAGCCCTTGAATCCAAAAGCTTAGAAAGGCAAGTGAGCATTGTAAATCCCTTCAGCGTGCAGAATCAGGCAGGGTACCGAAACAGCGTACCCATTTCCAAGCTTGAAATTGAAGACAGTATTAAAGCTGCAGCTAATCTATATAACCTGCCTCTAAAAACTTTAGAAAGTATTACGTTCGTTCCATCGCAGCCTAACATAAATAGCTCGTTAGTTCCAGCTGCCTCACCGGCAGCCCCAGTTCAGAAATTCAGTTGTCAGGTCGAGGGGTGCACTCGAACATACAACTCATCGCAGAGCATTGGCAAGCATATGAAGGCAGCACACCCCGATCAGTAcgctgcttttaaaatgcagcgTAAAAACAAGAAACCACGGAAGTCCAGCAATTTACCAACCGTGGGAAATGATGGGAAGATCGTCTATCTGATGCCACCGCAAGCAGGCAATCCCAGTGGTGCTGCTTTCACTGCGCAGAACAAAACCAATGTGAATCCCACCTGTTCCAGTCAAGTGCAGCATGTCTCCAGCCCGCTGTTCCCAACCCACTTAGAAAATCTGGCTAATCCTATGCTGCCTGTAGTGGAGAGCGTGATGAACCCAAGTTTGTCTACTCGTATTAAAAGTGAGCCTGAAAGTGTTTTGTGTTCGCAAATGGAAAATCTGTCAGGTGCAACTCTACCTTCCCAGTTGGAAGATCTGGCAAAAACAGTCATGCCTCTGAATATTGACGGTGGTTCagatccttttcttcctttgcccGCAGAAAATGGTTCTATGTCTCTCTTTCCTTCACCAGCAGAGACTGCCCCAACTTCAGTCTTCTCACAACTGGAAAATAGTTCAAGTAACTTTCCGTCTCAGCTAGAAGGGAACACTAGTTCTGCTTTCCCAAAAGAAGAAACTGTTGATCAAATGTTTCCCTTGCGAGTGagcaatgaaaataactttaatgAAACTGGTTCTCAACATCCAACCTCAGACAAGGTAAAAAAGGACCGTGGCCGGGGCCcaaatgggaaagaaaggaagccAAAACATAACAAGCGGGCAAAATGGCCAGCAATAATTAGGGACGGCAAATTTATCTGTAGTAGGTGCTTCAGAGTTTTTACTAATCCTAGATCACTCGGTGGTCACTTATCCAAAAGGTCTTACTGTAAGCCTCTGGAAGGGTCAGAAATCTCTGCGGAAGCTCTGCAGGCTAATGGACAGTCTTTGCTCGCCAGTATGATTCTTTCCTCAAATTCGTTAAgcttgcagcagccccaggagtCAGCCTTCAATCCAGAGTCGTGTTTTAAGGACCCATCCTTCCTGCAGTTGCTTGCAGCTGAAAATCGTTCCACAGCCTTATTGCAGACGATGTTTCCGCGGGCCAACGTGACTAACTTTAATACCGGTGGAAATGAGGAAGGGAATCAAATCATAAAACAAGCCTTGGAAACTGCAGGCATCTCAAGTACGTTTGATAATACAGAAGTACTTCCACATGTAGTGACCACAAGTTGTGTCACTGGTACAACGCAAATAAATGCAGCTGTTCTCCCCAATTCAACCGCGTCACCTCTGTTGCAGACAGTCTGcaaccccagcaccctgctAACAGACCAAAACAGGACCCTCAATGCCAAAATACCTTCAATAAATGAGTGCAAGAGTTTGCCTGGTTTTGCAACAGATGACTTAATGCTAAAGACAATTGAAAATGGCTTATGTTCTAGCTCGCTTCCTAATGCTGTTGCAGCAGCACAAACCTTTGCAGGGAACACTTCACGAGTTACGGTTATAAATAGTCCCAATAATTCAGGATCGAGTAACTCAAATAAGAAGGGAACCAGTGCttcaaagaggaagagaaaagcaactACACCCTTGCTTGCACCtaacacagcacagaaagtaGCAGTAAATAATATCACAGCGATGGGACTTCTAACCAAAAGCACTGACGGAAATGTGCAAATACAGGGAGATAATTTTCAGTCCAACTTGCTGGCAAATTGTGACTCTCAAGCAGTGGTGGAAAATCTCACACAGAAACTCGGTAATGCTGACAATCAGTTATTCATGGCCAGTATCAAAGAGAACTTCAAAACAAATCTCGAGACTCATACCCCATTAacagtaaaaactgaaaatgggGATTCCCAAATGGTGGCTGTAAATTCGTGTACGCAGACAAATTCGGAGGAACAGATTTCAGAAGACAACGTTattcagaattttgaaaaaacccttgaaataattaaaactgcCATGAACTCACAGATACTCGAGGTGAAAACGGAATTTCAGGATGCTGGCACTGCTTCGGGGCAGAACTCGCAAGTAAGTAACGCACAGGCTTCTTCAGGAAACTCTTCCAATAATGTAATGCTGCCCACTCACGCACAGTTTGCAGTGCATGCAGGCAGTGCCACTGCTGCAAAGAGCAACTCTGCTCAGTCTGAAACATCTCAGAAAGATGATACTCAAATACTGGAAATCTTGGAGGGCTTGCAGAAACTGAAACTAGAAAATGATTCATCCATCCAGGTCTCTGAGAGTGTTTCCCAGTGTCCTCCAGCAGATACAGTAGCACCAGCAGTTCCTGTTGTATCAACTGAAAGTAAACCCCTGGTCCAGACAGCCTCAGAGACAACTCACATTCACTTCAGTGATAAAGTTAATAAGCCCTTTGTATGTCAGGACCAAGGCTGCAACTATAGTGCTATGACAAAAGATGCGTTATTTAAACACTATGGCAAGGTTCATCAGTACACTGCAGAAATGATACTCGAAATTAAGAAGCATCAACTGAAGTACGCTCCTTTTAAATGTGTTGTCGCTAGCTGTCCAAAAACATTCACAAGAAACTCTAACCTCCGAGCACACTGCCAGCTTGTACATCACTTTACAACAGAGGAGATggtcaaattaaaaattaaaaggccTTATGGCAGAAGATCTCAAAATGAAACCGCAAACGCAGCCCCGCGCcctgttgaaataaaaaatgtgcagACACtaataatagaaaacaaaactccgGCTCCCTTGGTGAAAGAAGCTCAGataaaggaagctgtagagcCTGTGAAGGTCTTAGAAAAATTACTACCAGAAAAAAGTATTCCCGAAAGACTGGAAAAACCTCCCCAAGTGGTTTCCGTTCAGCCTGAGCAGCCTAACGCAGCTGCTTTTGGTAATTCCCAGGCACAGTCAAAAGTGCGCAAAGCGAGGAgacacaggaaggaaaaagaggagaggaaacgTCGGAAGCCCGTAGCAAAATCTCTGGAGTTTCCTACCAGATACAGCCCCTACAGACCGTACCGATGCGTCCATCAGGGCTGCTTCGCGGCGTTTACAATTCAGCAAAACCTGATCCTTCATTACCAAGCTGTGCACAAGTCAGACCTTCCTGCCTTCTCTGCtgaggtggaggaggagaacGAGCTGGGCAAGGAGGACCGGGAAGAGGCTGAAACCAAACCCGCCGTCAGGGAATTCAGGTGTGAGGTGAACGACTGCTCTCGAATATTCCAGGAGGTGCCCAGCTTGATACAGCATTACATGAAGCTTCATAACATGACCCCCGAGGAAATCAGAAGCATGAAAGCGGCTCCAGAGGTGGGAAGGTTTTCTTGTGATCAGTCTCAATGCAAGTCCTCGTTTACAGCGTATTTTAACTACATCGTGCATCTTGAGACAGAACATGGTGTTAAGATAAGGCCAAACAAGGTAGAAGATGATGGCGTGTTCAAGTGTGACTGCGAAGGTTGCGACCGTATTTATGCTACTAGATCTAACCTCCTCCggcatatttttaataaacataatGACAGGCATAAAGATCACCTCATAAGACCCAGGAGGCTGACGCCAGGTCAGGAAAACATCTCCAGCAAAGCAAATCAGGAGAAACCATTGAAGTCCAAACAGAGAGGGTTGAAAAACAGATCGGGGAAAGAAAGTAGCAGGCTGTCGGTGAAAACAAAAcgaaagaaaaacattaacttagaaaacaaaaactccaAAGGAATGCAAATTCAAGAAAATAAGGCGTATTCACTGAAACGTGGCAAGCACGTGTATTCAATAAAGGCGAGGAACGATGCCCTGTCGGAATGTACGAGCAGGTTTCTAACTCAGTACCCGTGTATGATTAAAGGATGTTCGTCTGTGGTTACGAGTGAAAGTAACATCATACGGCATTATAAATGTCACAAATTGTCCAAGGCATTTACTTCGCAGCACAGAAATCTTCTTATTGTATCTAAAAAGCACCCTGTGTCACCAGTAAAGGAAACACCGTGTGAGCAAGAGGAGACTGATAAAAAAAGCGATGTGAAAGAGGCAGAACCGGCTCCGTTAGCAAGCAATAATGATTCAAGCACATCTACGTTACcacaaaatgaaagtgaaaaaggTGAGAAGGACGAGGTGGACGAACTGACAGAACTCTTCATTACTAAACTGATTAATGAGGATTGTTCAAGTGctgaaaaccaagcaaaaatCTCTTCCAGTGTAAATAGTGACTCGCAGGAGACCAACTCCTGCCCGGCAGAgaagcaaaaatcaaacaacttaaaaagagcaagcaaagagaaaaatgtgtctCAGAGTAAGAGGAGGAGAGTCgaaaaaacagaggaagtaCCGCCAGTCGAAGTGAGTAGCACGCACAGGGAGGAAGAGACTGCAGTTGCTATTCAAACAGCTGAAGAGCAACCTGCAGCTTTCGACTGGAGTTCATTTAAGCCTATGGGTTTTGAAGTTTCCTTCCTCAAGTTCCTGGAAGAGTCTGCtgtgaagcaaaagaaaaacactgaaagagaCCACCATGGCGGCGGAACCAAAAAAGGATCTCATTCAAACTTACGGAAATCTACCGAGAAGACCTCCTCCCTAGCAAGTAATAATGTCACTTGGTCGTGTTCGGAAACTGAAACCCTTGTACAGTTTGCCAATCCATCCCAGCTTCAGTGtagtgaaaatgtaaaaatcgTTTTGGACAAGGCTCTTAAAGACTGCACTGAGCGCGTGTTGAAGCAGCTTCAGGAAATGAGACCTACCGTCAGCTTGAGAAAACTTGATGGACGCTGGGAGAATAATCCAGACGTTACAGCTGCAAAAGAAACTGCTATGGGTAACGAGGAAGGGGaatcaaaactgaaaacctAG